From one Halothece sp. PCC 7418 genomic stretch:
- a CDS encoding RNA-guided endonuclease TnpB family protein, producing the protein MFVIEYKVKASKTQYNAIDEAIRTVQFIRNKCLRYWMDNNGVGKYDLSKLCKQLAEEFDFAKKLNSQARQASSETGAKVRTWAAINRFYKNCKAGIKGKKGYPKFQKNNRSVEYKTTGWKLDPNTKKHITFTDKNNIGRLKLIGSRDIYFYSPDQIKRVRLVRRADGYYCQFCINVNVTEDVKPTKQILGLDVGLHDFYTDSEGHKEPNPRFFRKGEEELKRCQRRLSRKQKGSNNRGKARQRLAKKHLKISRQRREHASATRWVVKSQGSQTSFRAIPDENSPWSPSELYLLIGEAHLPSPIIPMCGMTSLPLSKRWLRDDKAG; encoded by the coding sequence ATGTTTGTTATTGAATACAAAGTCAAAGCCAGCAAAACTCAATATAATGCCATTGATGAGGCGATTCGCACTGTTCAGTTTATCCGAAACAAGTGCCTTCGTTATTGGATGGATAATAACGGTGTTGGTAAGTACGACCTCAGTAAACTTTGCAAACAGTTAGCTGAGGAGTTTGACTTTGCTAAAAAGCTCAATTCACAAGCAAGACAAGCATCTTCCGAAACCGGAGCGAAGGTGAGGACATGGGCAGCTATCAACCGCTTCTACAAAAACTGTAAAGCAGGTATTAAAGGAAAAAAAGGTTATCCTAAATTCCAAAAGAACAACCGCTCAGTAGAGTATAAAACTACTGGTTGGAAGCTCGACCCAAACACCAAAAAGCACATCACCTTCACCGACAAGAACAACATTGGTCGCTTAAAACTCATAGGAAGTAGAGATATTTATTTCTACTCTCCTGACCAAATTAAGCGTGTTCGGTTGGTGCGTAGAGCAGACGGCTACTATTGTCAGTTTTGCATTAACGTTAATGTAACTGAAGATGTTAAGCCAACTAAGCAGATTCTTGGTCTTGATGTTGGCTTGCATGACTTCTATACCGACAGTGAAGGACACAAAGAGCCAAATCCTCGATTTTTTCGTAAAGGAGAAGAGGAGTTAAAACGCTGTCAGCGTCGTCTGTCTCGAAAACAAAAAGGCTCAAATAACCGAGGGAAAGCAAGACAGAGACTAGCTAAAAAACACTTGAAGATAAGTAGACAACGTAGAGAACACGCCAGTGCGACTCGTTGGGTGGTGAAGTCGCAGGGGTCTCAAACCTCTTTTCGAGCCATCCCAGACGAAAACTCCCCTTGGAGTCCGTCTGAACTCTATCTCCTTATTGGTGAGGCTCATTTGCCAAGTCCAATCATCCCAATGTGCGGGATGACATCGCTACCCTTATCAAAGCGTTGGTTACGTGACGATAAAGCAGGGTAG
- the ltrA gene encoding group II intron reverse transcriptase/maturase: MRQSSGLVTKYRRWFWLSFLTFRMDDPTWLWRNINWKKVEVKVFKLQKRIYQASQRGDVKKVRKLQRLLSKSFYAKLFAVRTVSQDNQGKRTAGVDGVKSLTPPERLTLAGSLQFANKSKPARRVWIPKSDGSRRGLGIPTLYERAKQAVLKMALEPEWEAKFEPNSYGFRKGRACHDAIEAIWNGLRTKGKYVLDADISKCFDRINHDYLLGKLNTSPTFARQIRAWLKAGIVDGGSLFPTEEGTPQGGVISPLLANIALHGLETVVREYIVNQLPERVGVKGKRDKVRTLDFVRYADDFVLMHWNREIVEECKVIIEDFLSKIGCELKPSKTRLCHTAKTVEDNQVGFDFLGFTIRQYEVGKHQHGKKKSNLMTIIKPSDEKVKLHYKKLADTIDNHQASKQIDLIKELNPIIKGWSNYYSACCSSETFTDLDYKIWSKLRRWAKRRHPNKDWEWVTKKYWRQAVEGRKDKWVFSLTDGLYLIKHSWTPHQNYVKVKGDASPFNGDWRYWSSRMGSYADIKVEVSKLLKTQKGKCAICGLHFQDGDLWEVDHITPRSKKGKNTLSNKQLLHRHCHDVKSRNDGSYEGCA; encoded by the coding sequence ATGAGACAGTCCTCTGGGCTAGTTACTAAATATAGACGATGGTTTTGGCTTTCCTTCTTGACCTTCCGAATGGACGACCCGACGTGGTTGTGGCGGAATATCAATTGGAAGAAAGTTGAAGTCAAAGTTTTTAAGCTCCAAAAGCGCATCTATCAAGCGTCCCAACGTGGTGATGTCAAAAAGGTTCGTAAACTCCAAAGATTGTTGTCAAAGTCCTTTTACGCAAAGCTGTTCGCAGTGAGAACCGTATCGCAGGACAACCAAGGAAAAAGAACGGCTGGTGTGGACGGGGTTAAATCGTTAACTCCTCCCGAAAGGTTGACCTTGGCTGGTTCACTTCAATTTGCCAATAAATCAAAGCCTGCTCGAAGAGTATGGATACCAAAATCCGATGGTTCTAGACGCGGGTTAGGAATACCGACACTTTATGAACGGGCAAAGCAAGCTGTACTGAAGATGGCTCTAGAGCCAGAATGGGAAGCAAAGTTTGAACCTAACTCTTATGGATTCAGAAAAGGACGGGCTTGTCACGATGCCATAGAAGCAATATGGAATGGATTGAGAACTAAGGGCAAATACGTCCTAGATGCCGATATATCCAAATGTTTCGACCGTATCAACCATGATTACCTACTAGGAAAATTGAATACATCTCCGACTTTCGCTCGACAGATTAGAGCGTGGCTAAAAGCAGGAATCGTTGATGGTGGGTCATTATTTCCCACAGAAGAGGGTACTCCACAAGGCGGGGTCATTTCTCCGTTATTAGCAAATATAGCCCTTCATGGGTTAGAAACCGTAGTCAGGGAATATATTGTCAATCAACTCCCCGAAAGGGTTGGGGTAAAAGGTAAACGGGACAAAGTAAGAACCCTTGACTTTGTTAGATACGCAGATGATTTCGTGTTAATGCACTGGAATCGAGAAATTGTGGAGGAATGTAAAGTAATAATTGAGGATTTTCTCTCTAAAATTGGTTGTGAATTGAAACCATCGAAGACACGCCTTTGCCATACCGCCAAAACTGTAGAAGATAATCAAGTGGGTTTCGACTTTTTGGGATTCACAATAAGACAGTATGAGGTAGGAAAACATCAGCATGGCAAGAAGAAATCGAATTTAATGACAATAATCAAGCCCTCGGACGAAAAGGTGAAGCTACATTATAAAAAGCTAGCTGATACCATCGACAATCATCAAGCATCGAAACAGATAGATTTAATTAAAGAATTAAATCCTATCATCAAGGGATGGTCTAATTATTACTCAGCCTGCTGTAGTTCTGAAACCTTTACAGACTTGGACTATAAAATTTGGTCAAAACTTCGTCGATGGGCAAAACGCCGACACCCTAATAAGGACTGGGAATGGGTAACTAAGAAATACTGGAGACAAGCTGTTGAAGGCAGGAAAGATAAATGGGTCTTCTCGTTAACAGATGGACTCTACCTAATAAAGCATAGCTGGACACCTCACCAAAATTACGTGAAAGTGAAAGGAGATGCTTCACCGTTCAACGGGGACTGGCGTTATTGGAGTTCCAGAATGGGTTCATATGCTGATATAAAGGTTGAAGTTTCAAAACTTCTTAAAACCCAAAAAGGAAAGTGTGCAATCTGCGGACTACACTTCCAAGATGGAGACTTGTGGGAGGTTGACCATATAACACCTCGTAGCAAAAAAGGTAAAAACACCCTAAGCAACAAACAACTTCTCCATCGACATTGCCATGATGTAAAATCTCGTAATGATGGTAGTTACGAGGGATGTGCCTAA
- a CDS encoding S-(hydroxymethyl)glutathione dehydrogenase/class III alcohol dehydrogenase has protein sequence MDVKAAVAFEANQPLKLETVQLDPPKAGEVLVEIKATGVCHTDAYTLSGKDPEGLFPSILGHEGAGVVVEVGEDVKSLKPGDHVIPLYTPECRECKFCLSQKTNLCQAIRSTQGKGIMPDGTSRFSLKGERLHHFMGTSTFANYTVLPEIAVAKIREDAPFDKVCYIGCGVTTGLGAVLFTAKVEAGANVVVFGLGGIGLNVIQGAKMVGADKIIGVDINPKKRPLAEQFGMTDFVNPHEIEGDLVSHLIELTDGGADFSFECIGNINVMRQALECCHKGWGVCTIIGVAGAGEEISTRPVQLVTGRVWKGSAFGGARGRTDVPKIVDWYMEGKINIDDLITHTLPIEKINEAFDLMHEGSSIRTVLTY, from the coding sequence ATGGACGTAAAAGCAGCAGTTGCCTTTGAAGCCAACCAACCCCTAAAACTGGAAACCGTGCAACTTGACCCGCCCAAAGCTGGGGAAGTGTTAGTGGAAATTAAAGCGACCGGTGTTTGCCATACCGATGCCTATACCCTTTCTGGAAAAGACCCAGAAGGATTGTTTCCGAGCATTTTAGGGCATGAAGGGGCAGGAGTAGTTGTAGAAGTAGGAGAAGACGTGAAAAGCCTTAAACCTGGCGATCATGTCATTCCCCTTTACACCCCAGAATGTCGCGAATGTAAATTCTGTCTGTCCCAAAAAACGAATCTTTGTCAAGCGATCCGTTCCACCCAAGGGAAAGGGATTATGCCCGATGGCACCAGTCGCTTTTCCTTAAAGGGAGAAAGACTCCATCACTTCATGGGAACTTCTACCTTTGCCAACTATACGGTTTTACCAGAAATTGCAGTGGCCAAAATTCGGGAAGATGCCCCTTTTGATAAAGTTTGTTATATCGGTTGCGGTGTCACCACTGGCCTTGGTGCTGTTTTATTTACCGCCAAAGTAGAAGCAGGGGCAAATGTGGTTGTCTTTGGCTTAGGAGGTATTGGCTTAAACGTCATCCAAGGGGCAAAAATGGTCGGCGCTGACAAAATTATCGGTGTCGATATTAACCCGAAAAAACGTCCCCTTGCGGAACAATTTGGAATGACTGATTTTGTTAACCCCCATGAAATCGAAGGGGATCTGGTCAGCCATCTCATTGAACTTACAGATGGTGGGGCTGACTTCAGTTTTGAATGTATCGGTAATATTAATGTCATGCGTCAAGCTCTTGAATGCTGTCATAAAGGGTGGGGCGTTTGTACCATTATCGGTGTTGCTGGGGCTGGAGAAGAAATTTCTACTCGTCCCGTACAATTGGTCACAGGTCGCGTCTGGAAAGGAAGTGCCTTTGGCGGTGCAAGAGGACGCACCGATGTCCCGAAAATTGTCGATTGGTATATGGAGGGGAAGATCAATATTGATGATCTCATTACACACACGCTTCCCATTGAAAAAATTAATGAGGCTTTTGATTTAATGCACGAAGGAAGTTCAATTCGGACTGTGCTCACTTATTAA
- the fghA gene encoding S-formylglutathione hydrolase, translating into MSDLKLNAQHHCCGGRVRYYQHFSHVCDAPMRFAIFLPPQSQYDSVPVLYFLSGLTCTEENFTVKSGVQREAAELGIAVVAPDTSPRDTGILGEDTDYDLGTGAGFYVDATQPPWQAHYQMYSYVVEELPRLVESQFPILSEKRGIFGHSMGGHGALVCALRNPQRYLSVSAFAPIAAPKQCQWGKKAFSHYLGEEETLWNDYDATELVQQKTWLDKPILIDQGTEDNFLAQQQLLPEKFAQACESVGQPLNLHYREGYDHSYFFIMSFIREHLGHHAKFLFG; encoded by the coding sequence ATGTCTGATCTGAAATTAAATGCTCAACACCACTGTTGCGGTGGCCGTGTTAGGTATTACCAACATTTTTCTCATGTCTGCGATGCACCGATGCGGTTTGCCATTTTTCTTCCTCCGCAGTCGCAATATGATTCTGTTCCAGTATTGTATTTTCTCTCTGGCTTAACCTGTACTGAAGAAAATTTTACTGTGAAGTCTGGGGTACAACGAGAAGCAGCAGAACTGGGCATTGCTGTTGTTGCACCAGATACTAGCCCTCGCGATACAGGAATTCTTGGCGAAGACACGGACTACGATTTAGGAACTGGGGCTGGGTTTTATGTGGATGCGACGCAACCCCCATGGCAAGCCCATTATCAAATGTATAGCTATGTGGTAGAAGAGTTGCCCCGTTTAGTGGAGAGCCAATTCCCCATTCTTTCCGAAAAACGAGGAATTTTTGGGCATTCTATGGGCGGACATGGCGCGTTAGTTTGCGCGTTACGAAATCCTCAACGGTATCTTTCTGTGTCAGCGTTTGCGCCGATCGCTGCCCCAAAACAATGTCAGTGGGGAAAAAAAGCCTTTAGTCATTATTTGGGGGAAGAAGAAACCCTTTGGAATGATTATGATGCGACCGAGTTAGTTCAACAAAAAACATGGCTCGATAAACCGATTTTAATTGACCAGGGCACGGAAGATAATTTCCTCGCACAACAGCAATTGTTACCCGAAAAGTTTGCCCAAGCCTGTGAAAGTGTGGGACAGCCTTTAAACTTACACTATCGAGAAGGCTATGACCATAGCTACTTTTTTATAATGAGTTTTATAAGAGAGCATCTAGGGCATCATGCCAAATTTCTCTTCGGTTAA
- a CDS encoding YrhK family protein, with product MPHLFTSRPRQYTLFTQKALGVSYLNWELTNGVLYIVGGITFVIGSVFFLPRYEELLDVGAWIFFGGSIVYLIVTGQDLWESTNYLRSQPLLTIWDWLEFLAANVYIIGTILFIIGSLLFLSEVDMMVAGSWCFIIGSLLFLVGACINIIEILQASSLIKLQLLNITAITFALGSTLFLVASIPYLWQPIDMQEQWLLFTYVAWEYIVGSFLFLLGGIINYYRLYRNFKDFLS from the coding sequence ATGCCACATTTATTTACAAGCCGTCCGCGTCAATACACCCTGTTTACTCAAAAAGCACTCGGGGTCAGTTACCTCAACTGGGAGTTAACCAATGGTGTTCTTTACATTGTCGGAGGAATCACATTTGTCATTGGTAGTGTGTTTTTCCTGCCACGATACGAGGAACTTTTAGATGTTGGAGCTTGGATCTTTTTTGGCGGGTCAATTGTTTACTTAATTGTGACTGGTCAAGATCTTTGGGAATCAACCAACTATCTCCGATCTCAACCCCTTTTAACGATTTGGGATTGGCTAGAGTTTTTAGCAGCTAATGTTTACATTATTGGAACAATTCTCTTTATTATTGGTAGTCTATTGTTCCTCTCAGAGGTTGACATGATGGTTGCTGGAAGCTGGTGTTTTATTATTGGCAGTTTACTGTTTCTCGTGGGCGCGTGCATCAATATTATTGAAATTTTACAGGCAAGCTCACTGATTAAACTGCAATTGCTCAACATTACTGCGATTACTTTTGCTTTGGGATCAACGCTTTTCTTAGTCGCATCAATTCCTTATTTATGGCAACCCATTGATATGCAAGAACAGTGGTTACTGTTTACCTATGTCGCTTGGGAATATATTGTTGGTAGCTTCCTATTTCTCTTAGGAGGAATTATTAATTACTACCGACTCTATCGAAATTTTAAGGACTTTTTAAGTTGA
- the infC gene encoding translation initiation factor IF-3 → MKNKKRNRQLPQINENIRFPKIRVIDSEGEQLGILTPDEAQKIAEERDLDLVLVSDKADPPVCRIMDYGKYKYEQERRAREAKKKQHNAEVKEVKMRYKIDEHDYEVRVNQAKRFLKGGDKVKATINFRGREIQHVDLARDLLERMATDLKDTAEIQQSPKREGRNMIMLLSPKKE, encoded by the coding sequence GTGAAGAATAAAAAACGCAACCGCCAGCTTCCCCAAATCAACGAAAACATTCGTTTTCCCAAAATTCGCGTCATTGACAGCGAAGGAGAACAACTAGGAATTCTCACCCCTGACGAAGCCCAAAAAATAGCCGAAGAAAGAGATCTCGACTTGGTTCTTGTCAGTGATAAGGCGGATCCGCCAGTTTGCCGAATCATGGACTATGGCAAGTATAAGTACGAGCAAGAAAGACGGGCAAGGGAAGCGAAAAAGAAACAACATAATGCCGAAGTTAAAGAAGTGAAAATGCGCTATAAAATTGACGAGCATGATTACGAAGTGCGCGTCAACCAAGCCAAACGCTTCTTGAAAGGAGGGGATAAAGTTAAAGCAACCATCAACTTCCGGGGTCGAGAAATTCAACACGTTGATCTCGCGAGAGATTTGTTAGAACGGATGGCAACTGACCTCAAAGACACCGCAGAAATTCAACAATCGCCGAAACGAGAAGGTCGTAACATGATTATGTTATTGTCTCCCAAAAAAGAATAG
- a CDS encoding alpha/beta fold hydrolase — translation MGQENNLDLGRQRDWVWRGWQVRYTYLRSRSVQGHHNPPLILVHGFGAAIAHWRYNLAVLSETHTVYAIDLLGFGASRKAATEYSIEFWAEQLYQFWSVVIGSPAILMGNSLGSLVSLTASAHYPEMAQGLILINLPDVSARSEMLPPPVQKVVSGIESLFSAPWLLRGLFPILRSRSVIRRWAKIAYPKGSALDEDLVEILSTPPQDEGAADAFVALVKSALNPRFGTAVKDLLPHLQIPILLLWGEQDRMIPPGLARSFVNLNPNLELVMLPELGHCPHDESPQQFHRVILPWLEKCQFLSE, via the coding sequence ATGGGTCAAGAAAATAATTTAGATTTAGGAAGACAACGGGATTGGGTGTGGCGGGGTTGGCAAGTCCGTTATACGTATTTAAGATCGCGCTCGGTGCAAGGACACCATAATCCGCCCCTCATATTGGTTCACGGCTTTGGGGCTGCGATCGCGCATTGGCGATATAATTTGGCAGTTTTAAGTGAAACCCATACAGTTTATGCTATTGATTTACTCGGCTTTGGCGCATCCCGGAAGGCAGCTACGGAATACAGTATTGAGTTTTGGGCGGAACAACTGTATCAATTCTGGTCAGTGGTCATTGGTTCCCCGGCAATTTTAATGGGCAATTCGTTGGGATCGCTGGTGAGTCTCACTGCCTCTGCCCATTATCCAGAGATGGCACAGGGACTAATTTTAATTAATTTACCGGATGTTTCGGCGCGTTCGGAGATGCTACCCCCACCAGTGCAAAAAGTCGTCAGTGGTATTGAATCGCTATTTAGTGCGCCCTGGCTCTTACGGGGATTATTTCCCATTTTACGATCGCGCTCGGTGATTCGTCGTTGGGCTAAAATTGCCTATCCGAAAGGGTCGGCGTTAGATGAAGACCTAGTGGAGATCCTCAGCACGCCCCCTCAAGATGAGGGCGCAGCAGATGCGTTTGTGGCTTTAGTTAAATCAGCATTGAACCCTCGTTTTGGGACAGCAGTCAAGGATTTATTACCCCACCTGCAGATTCCAATCCTTTTACTTTGGGGAGAACAAGATCGAATGATTCCCCCAGGGTTAGCGCGATCGTTTGTTAATCTCAATCCTAACCTAGAATTAGTTATGTTACCGGAACTGGGTCACTGTCCCCATGATGAATCTCCGCAACAGTTTCATCGAGTAATTTTACCTTGGTTAGAAAAGTGTCAGTTTCTTTCCGAATAA
- a CDS encoding DUF2993 domain-containing protein has product MMIWKKSHFLTKIFTPALRLWLHSQLDTVQGLELQLTSSDQQLLQGIIPKVFLQSDFAIYQGLQFDQINLIAEEIQVNMTQVLRGEPLQLLKPISISVRMRMTETHLNASLPSFLLQSGLKDFLFLLFKTNSLPSFHWESITLEKNGFILKGKSLSSFSHSVFIQGEVSLNSPQHLVISPMKVEGLAVKQEFHPIELDLGSQVHLEDLIITEDAIFLQGNLIVFT; this is encoded by the coding sequence ATGATGATCTGGAAAAAGAGTCATTTTCTTACTAAGATTTTTACACCTGCTTTGCGTTTGTGGTTACACTCACAATTGGATACTGTTCAAGGTCTAGAATTACAGTTAACTAGCAGCGATCAACAACTACTTCAAGGCATCATTCCTAAGGTTTTTTTACAAAGTGATTTTGCCATTTATCAAGGCTTACAATTTGACCAAATTAATCTCATCGCAGAGGAAATTCAGGTGAACATGACGCAAGTTTTAAGGGGTGAACCGTTACAACTATTAAAGCCGATTTCTATTTCAGTAAGAATGCGGATGACGGAAACTCATCTCAATGCTTCCCTACCGTCTTTTCTTCTGCAATCAGGGTTAAAGGATTTTCTGTTTCTCTTGTTCAAAACGAATTCTCTTCCTTCTTTTCACTGGGAAAGTATTACTCTAGAGAAAAACGGTTTTATTCTCAAAGGGAAAAGTTTATCTTCCTTCTCTCATTCGGTTTTTATTCAAGGAGAAGTGAGTTTGAACAGTCCTCAGCATTTAGTGATTTCTCCGATGAAGGTAGAAGGACTAGCTGTTAAGCAAGAATTCCACCCCATCGAGCTTGATTTAGGTTCACAAGTTCATCTAGAGGATTTAATCATTACTGAAGATGCTATTTTCTTACAAGGAAACTTGATAGTCTTTACTTAA
- a CDS encoding pseudouridine synthase → MMERVQKILSQWGVASRRQAEKMMLGGRVQVNGEVAVLGQKIDLERDRVTVDGKLITPHQRPEKLYILVNKPLGVVSTCHDPQKRRTVLDLLADDLRKRQGLHLVGRLDINSTGALLLTNDGDLTLHLTHPRYHLPKTYEVWIKDNPPESVLKLWRDGVILDQKRTLPAEIKVLKRERKQTQLEITLTEGRNRQIRRVAEQLGFPVLALHRRAIGPIKLSRKDESFLKGGSYRFLTSQEIKYLKQHSKQPIAN, encoded by the coding sequence ATTATGGAACGGGTACAAAAAATTCTCTCACAATGGGGAGTCGCTTCCCGTCGTCAAGCGGAGAAAATGATGCTGGGGGGGCGAGTGCAGGTAAATGGTGAAGTGGCTGTATTGGGGCAAAAAATTGACTTAGAGCGCGATCGCGTAACCGTTGATGGCAAACTCATCACGCCTCACCAGCGTCCAGAGAAACTTTATATCTTAGTGAATAAACCTCTAGGGGTGGTTTCCACTTGTCATGATCCGCAAAAGCGCCGAACTGTTTTGGATTTATTAGCTGATGATCTCCGTAAGAGACAGGGATTACACTTAGTTGGCAGATTAGATATCAATTCAACAGGGGCGTTGCTATTAACCAATGATGGAGACTTAACACTTCATCTCACTCATCCACGCTACCATTTACCCAAAACTTATGAAGTTTGGATCAAAGACAACCCACCAGAGTCTGTGTTAAAACTGTGGCGTGACGGGGTAATCCTTGATCAAAAGAGAACTTTACCGGCTGAAATTAAGGTCTTAAAGCGAGAACGCAAACAGACCCAATTGGAGATCACTCTGACTGAAGGCAGAAATCGCCAAATTCGGCGAGTTGCTGAACAATTGGGGTTTCCCGTGTTAGCCCTTCATCGTCGCGCGATCGGTCCAATCAAGCTCAGTCGTAAGGATGAATCTTTCTTGAAAGGTGGGAGCTATCGTTTTTTAACAAGTCAAGAAATTAAGTATCTCAAACAGCACTCTAAGCAACCTATAGCCAATTGA
- a CDS encoding RodZ domain-containing protein: MFTEKQQTPSMTSQQQQVEKLKEIGSQMRQVRTEKSVSIDEVATKTRIQARLLVAIEEGNLENLPEPVYIQGLIKQFADALGLNGLEYAGAFPTGKQTYAISPSWRQLPAAQLRPLHLYVIYILLIIASVSGLSYLVEQRSAQDNTEQQTSQQQVTTQPVPEKPTPQLAIANPKPAQESPAHPVELKVSVKKDAWVRVTRDGEKVYEGVLSAGNHQTWTAEEALTLRAGNAGGVVVEYNQQSPTVFGNMGEVKEVTYFPED; the protein is encoded by the coding sequence ATGTTTACCGAAAAACAACAAACCCCCTCCATGACTTCTCAACAACAACAAGTGGAAAAATTAAAGGAAATTGGATCACAGATGCGTCAAGTCCGCACAGAAAAATCAGTTTCCATTGATGAAGTAGCGACTAAAACACGCATCCAAGCTCGCTTACTGGTTGCCATCGAAGAAGGAAATTTAGAAAATCTCCCTGAACCGGTTTATATTCAGGGCTTAATTAAACAATTTGCCGATGCACTGGGCTTAAATGGTCTAGAGTATGCAGGAGCATTTCCCACAGGAAAACAAACTTATGCGATTAGCCCCTCTTGGCGACAACTCCCCGCAGCACAACTGCGTCCTCTCCACCTGTATGTCATCTATATTTTGTTGATTATTGCCTCAGTCAGTGGTTTATCCTACCTTGTCGAACAACGCTCGGCGCAAGACAATACAGAACAACAAACGTCTCAACAACAAGTGACCACACAACCCGTTCCAGAAAAGCCAACCCCACAACTTGCCATTGCTAACCCGAAGCCTGCTCAAGAGAGTCCAGCCCATCCTGTGGAACTGAAAGTTTCTGTGAAGAAAGATGCTTGGGTAAGAGTTACCCGTGACGGGGAAAAAGTTTATGAGGGGGTACTCTCGGCGGGAAATCATCAAACTTGGACCGCAGAAGAAGCCTTAACCCTCCGTGCGGGAAATGCTGGCGGAGTCGTTGTGGAATACAATCAACAATCGCCCACTGTATTCGGAAATATGGGTGAAGTCAAAGAAGTTACTTATTTTCCTGAAGACTAG
- the bioB gene encoding biotin synthase BioB: MDWKTLAEKSLAGDCLTREEAHGVLTAPNEELLSQLAAAYRVRYHHWKNRVRLHFLLNAQSGLCPEDCHYCSQSKISTAEIEKYPLLAKEKILDAAAQAAELKAGTFCLVTSGRTPTESLLSKVCEAVTAIKTQHDLKVCACVGLLDETQAQRLADAGVDRVNHNLNTSENYHEAICSTHTFRDRVTTVNHVQEAGMTTCSGGIIGMGESNDDIIDLALSLRALNITSIPVNFLIPIPGTPFSETQKPSLTPQFCLRVLCLYRFLLPEREIRIAGGREVHLRSLQPLGLYPANSIFVADYLTTPGQAAKDDWQMIEDAGFTLESANGSPLPALSSLQENK, from the coding sequence ATGGATTGGAAGACTCTAGCAGAAAAATCTCTCGCTGGAGACTGTCTCACCCGAGAAGAAGCTCACGGGGTTTTAACTGCCCCAAATGAGGAATTATTGTCACAGTTAGCTGCTGCTTATCGTGTTCGTTACCACCACTGGAAAAATCGAGTCCGTTTGCATTTTCTGTTAAATGCCCAAAGTGGCTTGTGTCCAGAAGATTGTCATTATTGTTCCCAGTCGAAAATTTCCACCGCAGAAATTGAAAAATATCCCCTGTTAGCGAAAGAAAAGATTCTGGATGCAGCAGCCCAAGCAGCAGAATTAAAAGCGGGAACATTTTGTTTGGTGACTTCGGGACGGACTCCCACCGAATCTCTCCTGAGTAAAGTTTGTGAAGCAGTTACGGCGATTAAAACCCAACATGATCTCAAAGTTTGTGCTTGTGTCGGCTTGTTAGATGAAACGCAAGCGCAACGGTTGGCGGATGCAGGGGTCGATCGCGTGAATCATAACCTGAATACTTCCGAAAATTATCATGAGGCGATTTGTTCCACTCATACCTTTCGCGATCGCGTGACAACCGTGAATCATGTTCAGGAAGCAGGGATGACCACCTGTTCTGGAGGCATTATTGGCATGGGAGAATCCAATGATGATATTATTGACTTAGCTCTCTCCCTTCGCGCTTTAAATATCACCAGTATTCCTGTAAACTTTCTGATTCCGATTCCAGGAACGCCCTTTTCCGAAACCCAAAAGCCAAGCTTAACCCCACAATTTTGTTTGCGAGTGCTGTGTTTATATCGTTTTCTATTGCCAGAAAGAGAAATCCGCATTGCTGGCGGTCGAGAAGTTCATTTGCGCTCTCTCCAGCCTTTAGGCTTATATCCAGCAAACTCGATTTTTGTGGCTGACTACCTCACCACTCCGGGTCAAGCAGCAAAAGATGACTGGCAAATGATTGAAGATGCAGGGTTTACCTTAGAATCTGCTAATGGTTCTCCTCTCCCTGCTTTGTCTAGTCTTCAGGAAAATAAGTAA
- the aroH gene encoding chorismate mutase translates to MVEWKVRAIRGATTASANTVEAIREAVTELLDELEARNHLDPSDIISAVFTTTRDLDATFPASIARERPNWDNVALLDVQQMHVEGSLSRCIRFLIHVNTANPNWEIVHPYLRHAQDLRPDWNLAQMGS, encoded by the coding sequence GTGGTGGAGTGGAAAGTGCGAGCAATTCGTGGGGCAACAACAGCTTCAGCAAATACGGTAGAAGCAATCCGAGAAGCAGTCACCGAACTGCTCGACGAACTAGAAGCTCGAAATCACCTCGATCCGAGTGACATCATTAGTGCGGTTTTCACCACAACCCGTGACTTAGATGCGACTTTTCCCGCAAGTATTGCACGAGAACGACCCAATTGGGATAATGTAGCCCTGCTGGATGTGCAACAGATGCACGTTGAAGGCAGTTTATCCCGTTGTATTCGCTTTTTAATTCATGTGAATACGGCAAACCCCAACTGGGAAATTGTTCACCCCTATCTGCGTCATGCTCAGGATTTACGACCCGATTGGAATTTGGCGCAGATGGGATCTTAA